A part of Trichocoleus sp. FACHB-46 genomic DNA contains:
- a CDS encoding oxygenase MpaB family protein has product MKRYQNLHQIHQLDPIQDHQEICRLMAGYEFPWDINRALEIALFRTFCVPSISALLDKTGEFHQRPQKRYDDTALTVAEILKWGYDSDRGQEVIRRMNHMHGHFQISNADFLYVLSTFIYEPVRWLDRFGWRPMSENERLASFYFWQAVGQRMQIQNIPDTYEAFERYNVEYEQQHFRYAQTNRLVGDSTQNLMLSWFPCWLRPLVRPSVHSFLDDRMLEAYGFTAPPAFLRQAIAYSLRLRGRVLGWLPPRKQPKFYTDADHRSYPNGYQLTQLGPPRMLESLNQGTKPE; this is encoded by the coding sequence ATGAAGCGCTACCAAAATCTACATCAAATTCACCAACTAGACCCTATACAAGATCATCAGGAAATTTGCCGCCTCATGGCAGGCTACGAATTTCCGTGGGATATTAATCGAGCTCTAGAAATTGCGCTGTTTCGGACGTTTTGTGTGCCAAGTATTTCAGCCCTGCTCGACAAAACTGGAGAGTTTCATCAGCGCCCGCAAAAACGTTATGACGATACAGCTCTAACTGTGGCTGAAATTTTGAAGTGGGGGTATGACAGCGATCGCGGGCAAGAAGTCATTCGCCGCATGAATCACATGCATGGGCACTTTCAGATCAGCAACGCCGATTTCTTGTATGTGCTTTCCACATTCATCTATGAGCCTGTACGTTGGCTCGACCGTTTCGGCTGGCGACCTATGTCTGAGAACGAACGCTTGGCTTCCTTCTATTTCTGGCAGGCCGTGGGTCAGCGAATGCAGATTCAAAATATTCCTGACACCTACGAAGCCTTTGAGCGCTACAACGTGGAATATGAGCAACAGCACTTCCGTTACGCCCAAACGAATCGTTTGGTGGGTGACTCCACGCAAAACTTGATGCTGAGTTGGTTTCCATGCTGGTTGCGCCCTTTAGTTAGGCCAAGCGTCCACAGCTTCCTAGATGACCGGATGCTAGAAGCTTATGGATTCACCGCTCCACCTGCTTTCCTGCGACAAGCGATCGCCTACAGCTTGAGATTGAGAGGCCGAGTTCTCGGCTGGTTGCCACCCCGGAAACAACCAAAGTTCTACACCGATGCTGATCACCGGAGCTATCCCAACGGTTATCAGCTCACGCAGCTTGGCCCGCCGCGGATGCTAGAGTCACTCAATCAGGGTACGAAGCCTGAGTAG
- a CDS encoding methylenetetrahydrofolate reductase — MDNGQNNLAMLNSSLFPSPSCFRNALQSGEFLVTAEVAPPKGGNAAHMLQMALLLKDRVHAVNITDGSRAVLRMSSLAASIILLQHGIEPICQVACRDRNRIGLQADLMGAHALGVRNILALTGDPVKAGDHPDARAVFDLESVRLLQLIFKLNQGFDCNDKLMPDGPTDLLVGAAVDPQLNSWSGLQRRFDRKLAAGAQFFQSQLICDFERLEKFMTQIAVGSNKPVLAGIFLLKSAKNAQFINRNVPGVSIPDEIIQRLERAADPLQEGITIAAEQVKLAKELCQGVHMMAVRREDLIPQILDLAGIPPITQAAPAFQAAGS; from the coding sequence ATGGATAACGGTCAAAACAATCTCGCGATGCTTAATTCATCTCTATTTCCATCTCCTTCTTGCTTCCGCAATGCGCTTCAGTCAGGTGAATTTTTAGTGACCGCTGAAGTGGCCCCGCCCAAAGGTGGCAATGCGGCTCACATGCTGCAAATGGCCCTACTGCTCAAAGATCGAGTCCATGCCGTCAACATTACCGATGGCAGTCGAGCTGTGCTTCGTATGAGTTCCTTGGCAGCGTCCATTATTCTGCTTCAGCACGGCATTGAGCCAATTTGTCAGGTGGCTTGCCGCGATCGCAACCGCATTGGCTTACAAGCTGATTTGATGGGAGCCCATGCCTTAGGCGTTCGTAATATTTTGGCTTTAACCGGAGACCCCGTCAAAGCGGGCGATCACCCGGATGCCCGTGCCGTATTTGATTTAGAGTCGGTACGGCTGCTGCAACTCATCTTCAAGTTGAATCAAGGCTTCGACTGCAACGATAAATTGATGCCTGATGGTCCCACCGATCTGCTGGTGGGTGCGGCGGTTGATCCGCAACTCAATAGCTGGTCAGGTTTGCAGCGTCGCTTTGATCGTAAGTTAGCGGCTGGGGCGCAATTTTTTCAAAGTCAGTTAATCTGCGACTTTGAGCGGCTAGAAAAGTTCATGACCCAGATTGCAGTAGGCAGCAATAAGCCCGTTTTAGCAGGAATTTTTCTGCTTAAGTCAGCTAAAAACGCTCAATTCATTAACCGCAATGTACCAGGCGTTTCCATCCCAGATGAGATCATTCAGCGTCTAGAGCGAGCCGCTGATCCCCTACAAGAAGGCATTACGATCGCGGCTGAGCAAGTCAAGTTAGCAAAAGAACTTTGCCAAGGCGTACATATGATGGCTGTGCGCCGAGAAGACTTAATTCCCCAAATTCTCGATTTAGCTGGGATTCCGCCCATCACGCAAGCCGCTCCTGCCTTTCAAGCTGCGGGAAGCTAA
- the trpS gene encoding tryptophan--tRNA ligase — protein MAKQRVLSGIQPTGNLHLGNYLGAIRNWVEGQSQYENFFCVVDLHAITAPHNPATLAADTYAIAAIYLACGIDLQHAHIFVQSHVPAHSELTWLLNCITPLNWLEDMIQFKEKAVRQGENVNVGLLDYPVLMAADILLYQADKVPVGEDQKQHLELTRDIAARFNHQFCKDKSPTFKLPEPLIRAAGARVMSLTDGTRKMSKSDPSDLSRINVLDAPEQIQSKIKRCKTDPVRGLEFDNPERPECNNLLTLYMLMSGKTKAEVTTECQDMGWGQFKPLLTETTISALQPIQDKYNDIMADKGYLESVLRQGQEAAAAIANQTLNQAKSALGYALPL, from the coding sequence ATGGCTAAGCAGCGGGTTCTTTCTGGCATTCAACCAACGGGCAATCTCCACTTAGGTAACTACTTGGGAGCCATTCGCAATTGGGTGGAAGGCCAAAGCCAATACGAAAATTTTTTCTGTGTCGTCGATCTCCATGCCATTACTGCACCCCACAATCCAGCCACGCTAGCGGCTGACACCTACGCGATCGCAGCTATCTATTTGGCTTGTGGCATCGACTTGCAGCACGCCCACATCTTCGTGCAGTCCCACGTTCCCGCTCACAGTGAGTTAACTTGGCTACTGAACTGCATCACACCCCTGAACTGGCTCGAAGACATGATTCAGTTCAAGGAAAAAGCGGTGCGGCAAGGCGAGAATGTCAATGTAGGTTTGCTTGACTATCCGGTGCTGATGGCTGCCGATATTTTGCTCTACCAAGCTGACAAGGTTCCAGTGGGAGAAGACCAAAAGCAGCACTTAGAGCTAACTCGCGATATTGCTGCACGGTTTAACCATCAGTTTTGTAAAGACAAATCTCCGACCTTTAAGCTACCAGAGCCATTGATTCGGGCGGCAGGTGCACGAGTCATGAGCTTGACCGACGGCACTCGCAAAATGTCTAAATCTGATCCTTCAGACTTGAGTCGGATCAATGTTTTAGATGCGCCTGAGCAGATCCAAAGCAAGATTAAGCGCTGCAAAACTGACCCGGTCAGAGGGTTGGAGTTTGACAACCCAGAGCGACCTGAGTGTAACAACTTGCTGACGCTTTATATGCTCATGTCAGGCAAAACTAAAGCTGAGGTAACAACGGAGTGTCAAGATATGGGTTGGGGCCAGTTCAAGCCTTTATTGACTGAAACTACGATTAGCGCTCTTCAGCCCATCCAAGACAAATACAACGACATCATGGCGGACAAGGGCTATTTGGAATCGGTGCTGCGCCAAGGCCAGGAAGCCGCCGCCGCGATCGCCAACCAAACCCTGAACCAGGCAAAATCAGCCTTGGGGTATGCTTTGCCCTTATAA
- a CDS encoding metal ABC transporter permease: MLLDCLPWLQVDQFAVTQPQQLLDLLQFPFMQRAIAGGILMGVLGGLLGCFVTLRQLSFFSHAVGHAALVGVALGVLLQLNPTWMLLPFTLLFGLAVLYLIDQTDLWSDNILSIVLSGALAIGVILTSFIQGYRGNLMGVLFGDILAINRTDLLLTLLLLIVSAVFLLSTLRQQILLTLNQAVAQVQGIPVQLHRYLFVVLLSLAVAVSIKAIGILLVNAFLVIPASTAKLLSQRFTRFLLLSVAIGALSSILGMLVSGALNFASGPSIVLVQFVLFLLVLSLTKLKALPT, translated from the coding sequence ATGCTCCTAGACTGTCTACCTTGGCTTCAGGTTGACCAGTTTGCGGTCACGCAACCCCAACAACTTCTTGATCTCCTACAATTTCCTTTCATGCAACGGGCGATCGCAGGTGGGATTCTCATGGGTGTGTTGGGTGGGCTACTGGGTTGCTTTGTCACACTGCGGCAGTTGTCATTCTTTAGTCATGCAGTCGGCCATGCGGCTTTAGTAGGGGTGGCTTTAGGCGTTTTGCTCCAGCTCAATCCCACCTGGATGTTGCTCCCTTTTACCCTGTTGTTTGGTCTAGCAGTGCTCTACCTGATTGACCAAACCGATTTGTGGAGTGACAACATCCTCAGCATTGTGCTCTCAGGCGCTTTAGCGATCGGGGTGATTTTGACTAGCTTTATTCAAGGCTACCGAGGCAACTTAATGGGGGTGTTGTTTGGTGACATCCTAGCCATCAACCGTACTGACCTACTGCTGACGCTGTTGTTGTTGATTGTCAGTGCTGTTTTTTTACTATCGACGCTACGACAACAAATTTTGCTAACTCTGAATCAAGCAGTGGCGCAAGTGCAAGGGATTCCAGTCCAACTGCATCGCTATTTGTTTGTAGTCTTGCTGTCTTTGGCAGTTGCCGTTTCCATCAAAGCGATCGGAATTTTGCTAGTGAATGCCTTTCTGGTCATTCCAGCCTCAACTGCCAAACTGCTGAGTCAAAGGTTCACTCGGTTCTTGCTGCTATCGGTAGCGATCGGAGCACTGAGCAGCATTTTGGGCATGTTGGTGTCTGGAGCACTGAATTTTGCTTCTGGCCCTAGTATTGTGTTAGTTCAGTTTGTCCTCTTTCTGCTTGTACTCAGCTTGACCAAGCTGAAAGCATTGCCAACATGA
- a CDS encoding glycosyltransferase, producing the protein MQLKYALVHEWLTPKATGGSELVVQEILQHIDADPYALIDFESTNPESYLFKRQIGTTFLQYFPGARGGVQKYLPLLPLAIEQIDLRPYDVILSSSHAVAKGVLTGPHQLHICYCHTPMRYAWDLTFDYLRSSALGRGVLGWVTRWLLHYLRQWDVLSANRVDYFIANSQNTARRIWRYYRRPATVIYPPVHTERFPFQAQKQDFYLTVSRLVSYKKTSLIVRAFNQSGRSLVVIGSGPELQELRKIAKPNIQILGWQPDAVVAKYMAEAKAFVYAAHEDFGIAPVEAQACGTPVIAYGAGGALETVRDVRQYSDTATGVLFSTQSEVALIEAVEYFETHAQAFNPEVVRSHALTFDAKAFARQYLSFVEHCCQEFRSSNPSEVLAFRPKLP; encoded by the coding sequence GTGCAATTAAAGTACGCGCTGGTTCATGAATGGTTGACGCCAAAAGCAACAGGTGGCTCGGAACTAGTCGTGCAGGAGATTTTGCAGCATATCGATGCAGATCCCTACGCCCTAATTGATTTCGAATCCACAAATCCAGAGAGCTATTTGTTTAAGCGTCAGATTGGCACGACTTTTTTGCAGTATTTTCCGGGGGCTCGCGGGGGTGTGCAGAAATATTTGCCCTTGTTGCCTTTGGCGATCGAGCAAATAGATTTGCGTCCGTATGACGTGATTCTTTCTTCTTCCCACGCGGTGGCGAAAGGAGTCTTGACGGGGCCACATCAGTTGCACATTTGTTACTGCCATACTCCCATGCGCTATGCCTGGGATTTAACCTTTGACTATTTGCGCAGCAGTGCCTTGGGGCGTGGGGTCTTAGGCTGGGTAACACGTTGGCTGCTGCACTATCTGCGGCAATGGGATGTCTTATCTGCGAATCGGGTAGATTATTTCATTGCCAATTCGCAAAATACAGCCCGTCGCATTTGGCGCTACTATCGGCGACCCGCCACGGTAATTTATCCGCCTGTGCATACGGAGCGATTTCCTTTTCAAGCTCAGAAGCAAGATTTTTACCTCACAGTTTCTCGCTTGGTGAGCTACAAAAAAACTTCGCTGATTGTGCGTGCTTTTAATCAGTCAGGGCGATCGCTGGTGGTGATTGGCAGCGGTCCAGAACTGCAAGAGCTACGCAAAATCGCTAAACCAAATATCCAAATACTAGGATGGCAACCAGATGCCGTAGTAGCAAAATATATGGCTGAAGCGAAGGCGTTTGTTTACGCGGCCCATGAAGATTTTGGTATCGCTCCCGTAGAAGCTCAAGCCTGTGGTACTCCTGTGATTGCTTATGGAGCAGGAGGAGCTTTGGAAACGGTGCGAGATGTGCGTCAGTACTCGGATACTGCTACAGGAGTTTTGTTCTCAACTCAATCGGAGGTGGCTTTAATTGAAGCAGTGGAGTATTTTGAAACTCATGCCCAAGCGTTTAATCCTGAGGTGGTGCGATCGCATGCCCTAACCTTTGACGCTAAAGCGTTTGCGCGACAATATCTCAGTTTTGTGGAACACTGCTGCCAAGAATTTAGGTCTAGCAATCCCAGTGAAGTACTGGCTTTTAGGCCTAAATTGCCGTAG
- a CDS encoding sugar transferase, producing MTAESQLISGKTIRAIFKRGLPPVTLVNLDGEFSKRLFDIGFSLAVLILFSPVYLLLVLLIAFSSPGPIFYVQERIGKNRQPFGCIKFRTMVENADEVLLKLLETSPDARQEFEENFKLKYDPRITWIGRFLRVTSLDEFPQFWNVLKGDMSVVGPRPLVEEELPRYGRYMDRILTIQPGITGLWQVSGRNDIPYHRRVLMDLYYVNCRSFSMDLWLIVKTIGVVVFPSKNGAY from the coding sequence ATGACTGCCGAAAGTCAACTTATCTCCGGCAAGACAATTCGGGCTATTTTCAAGCGGGGCTTGCCGCCAGTCACGTTAGTTAATCTAGACGGAGAGTTTTCCAAGCGGTTGTTTGATATTGGATTTTCGCTTGCGGTTTTGATTTTGTTCTCTCCGGTTTATTTGCTCCTGGTCCTGTTGATTGCCTTTAGCTCTCCAGGGCCGATTTTTTATGTGCAAGAACGGATTGGCAAAAATCGTCAACCTTTTGGTTGCATCAAATTCAGAACGATGGTCGAAAACGCTGACGAAGTACTACTTAAGTTGTTGGAAACCTCTCCTGATGCTCGGCAAGAATTTGAAGAAAACTTCAAACTGAAATACGATCCTCGGATTACCTGGATTGGTCGGTTCTTGCGAGTCACCAGCTTGGATGAGTTCCCCCAATTTTGGAATGTGCTTAAAGGTGACATGAGCGTCGTAGGTCCTCGGCCTCTTGTCGAGGAAGAATTGCCAAGGTACGGCAGATATATGGACCGGATTTTGACGATTCAACCTGGAATCACAGGCTTGTGGCAAGTTTCTGGACGCAATGATATTCCTTACCATCGACGGGTCTTGATGGACCTTTATTACGTTAACTGCCGCAGTTTTTCGATGGACCTATGGTTGATTGTTAAAACAATTGGCGTTGTGGTCTTTCCCAGTAAAAATGGTGCTTATTGA
- the gmd gene encoding GDP-mannose 4,6-dehydratase, translated as MTQRKRALITGITGQDGSYLSELLLEKGYEVHGIIRRTSTFNTDRIDHVYEDPHKEGARLFLHYGDLTDGTTLRRILEEVQPQEIYNLGAQSHVRVSFDSPEYTADAVGMGTLRLLEAIRDYQHRTGLEVRFYQAGSSEMFGKVQEVPQTETTPFYPRSPYACAKVYAHWQTVNYRESYGMFASNGILFNHESPRRGETFVTRKITRAIARIVAGKQKKIYLGNLDSKRDWGYAKDYVRAMWLMLQQDQPDDYVVATGETHSISEFLDLSFKCVNLDWNDYVEFDERYLRPAEVDLLIGDPAKAKQKLGWEPSVTFEQLVAIMVEADLQALGLTMENGRGASLEHATIRHEVSNVMS; from the coding sequence ATGACCCAACGGAAGCGAGCGCTAATCACAGGTATTACAGGTCAAGATGGCTCTTACCTCAGCGAATTGCTGTTAGAAAAGGGTTATGAAGTTCATGGCATTATCCGACGAACTTCAACTTTTAATACAGACCGCATTGACCACGTATACGAAGACCCTCATAAAGAGGGAGCGCGTTTGTTTCTGCACTACGGCGACTTAACGGATGGGACAACGTTGCGCCGCATCCTAGAAGAAGTGCAGCCGCAAGAAATTTATAACTTGGGGGCTCAGTCGCATGTGCGAGTCAGTTTTGACTCACCTGAGTACACCGCAGATGCAGTAGGGATGGGCACACTCAGACTGCTGGAAGCTATCCGTGACTACCAACATCGAACTGGCTTAGAAGTGCGGTTTTACCAGGCAGGTTCCTCAGAGATGTTTGGCAAGGTGCAGGAAGTACCTCAAACCGAAACCACACCCTTCTATCCTCGTAGTCCCTACGCCTGCGCTAAGGTCTATGCTCATTGGCAGACTGTAAACTACCGGGAATCTTACGGCATGTTTGCGTCCAACGGGATTTTGTTCAACCATGAGTCTCCGCGTCGGGGTGAAACCTTCGTCACTCGCAAAATTACCCGGGCGATCGCGCGAATTGTGGCGGGCAAGCAGAAGAAGATCTACTTGGGCAACTTAGATTCCAAGCGAGACTGGGGATACGCCAAAGATTATGTGCGGGCAATGTGGTTGATGCTGCAACAAGATCAACCCGATGACTATGTAGTGGCAACAGGTGAAACGCACTCAATCAGTGAGTTTTTAGATTTGTCCTTTAAGTGTGTCAACCTGGATTGGAACGACTACGTTGAGTTTGACGAGCGTTACCTACGTCCCGCAGAAGTTGATCTGCTGATTGGAGATCCTGCTAAAGCCAAGCAGAAGCTGGGTTGGGAACCCTCTGTGACTTTTGAGCAGCTTGTCGCCATCATGGTGGAAGCTGATTTGCAAGCCTTGGGACTTACTATGGAAAATGGTAGAGGTGCGTCTTTGGAACACGCTACCATTCGCCACGAAGTCAGCAATGTAATGAGCTAA
- a CDS encoding GDP-L-fucose synthase, whose protein sequence is MTTLDLRDKRILVTGGAGFLGRQVIDQLQRAGADSQKITVVRSRDYDLRFLDHCQRAVDQQDVVIHLAAHVGGIGLNREKPAELFYDNLMMGTQLIHAAYQAGVQKFVCVGTICAYPKFTPVPFKEENLWDGYPEETNAPYGVAKKALLVQLQSYRQQYGFNGIYLLPVNLYGPEDNFDPRSSHVIPALIRKVYEAQQRGDRQLPVWGDGSPTREFLYSEDAARGIVMGTQSYNDSEPVNLGTGYEITIHDLVTLICELMGFEGEIVWETDKPNGQPRRCLDTERAKQFGFTAQMEFRQGLKNTIEWYKQHAS, encoded by the coding sequence ATGACAACGCTGGATCTCAGAGATAAACGGATTTTGGTGACGGGAGGTGCTGGCTTCCTGGGGCGTCAAGTGATCGACCAGCTCCAACGGGCAGGTGCTGATTCCCAAAAGATTACGGTGGTGCGCTCGCGGGATTATGACCTACGTTTCCTCGATCACTGCCAACGCGCGGTTGATCAGCAGGATGTGGTGATTCATTTAGCGGCCCATGTGGGTGGGATCGGGCTGAACCGAGAAAAACCAGCCGAACTGTTCTACGACAACTTAATGATGGGTACGCAGTTGATTCATGCGGCCTATCAAGCGGGGGTCCAGAAGTTTGTCTGTGTGGGTACCATTTGTGCTTACCCTAAGTTCACCCCGGTGCCGTTCAAGGAAGAAAATCTTTGGGATGGCTACCCTGAGGAGACTAATGCCCCTTATGGCGTGGCTAAGAAAGCTCTGTTGGTCCAGCTGCAATCCTATCGCCAGCAATATGGCTTCAATGGCATCTACTTATTGCCAGTGAACTTGTATGGGCCTGAGGATAACTTTGATCCTCGCAGTTCCCACGTCATCCCAGCGTTGATTCGTAAGGTTTACGAAGCTCAGCAACGGGGAGACCGGCAACTCCCTGTCTGGGGTGATGGCAGTCCGACTCGTGAGTTTCTCTATTCTGAGGATGCAGCTCGTGGCATTGTGATGGGCACCCAGTCCTACAACGATTCTGAGCCTGTGAATCTGGGGACTGGCTACGAAATCACAATTCACGATCTGGTAACTCTGATTTGTGAGCTGATGGGCTTTGAAGGCGAGATTGTTTGGGAAACCGACAAACCTAATGGTCAGCCTCGTCGCTGCTTGGATACCGAACGAGCCAAGCAGTTTGGCTTTACGGCTCAAATGGAATTTAGGCAAGGGCTGAAAAACACGATTGAGTGGTACAAACAGCACGCTAGCTAA
- a CDS encoding Glu/Leu/Phe/Val dehydrogenase — MGSPSLLPLEPASPAHICPLDQTCSYLDEAARELQLDAGLQAILSHPRKVVTVSIPIKLDNGTVQVLAGHRVQHCDVLGPYKGGTRYHPAVTLREVSALAMLMTWKCALLGIPYGGAKGGIAINPNDYSVSELERITRRYTNELIKDIGPSVDIPAPDVGTSAREMAWMMDTYSMNVGHAVPGVVTGKPISIGGSRGREMATGRGVMITVREALAAQGKSLAGARIVIQGFGNVGRSAAQLLYEAGARILAVSTSTNGLFADAGLDIPALLAYAAENHKSLVGFPGSMPISNDDLLLLPCDVLIPAALENQITEANVAQVKAQIIVEAANGPVTLAADQALEARGVTVFPDILANAGGVVVSYLEWVQGLSYVFWDEERVNREMESLMVYAFQRVLQQSQNRQVPLRLAAYTLAVGRVAQAVSDRGLYP, encoded by the coding sequence ATGGGTTCACCATCACTCCTGCCTCTAGAACCTGCTTCACCTGCCCACATTTGTCCCTTAGATCAAACCTGTAGCTATTTGGACGAAGCCGCTAGAGAACTTCAACTAGATGCTGGTTTACAAGCTATCTTGAGCCATCCTCGTAAAGTCGTCACCGTCTCGATCCCCATCAAACTGGATAACGGTACTGTACAAGTTTTGGCAGGGCACCGAGTTCAGCACTGTGATGTCCTCGGTCCCTATAAAGGCGGTACACGCTATCATCCCGCCGTGACTTTACGGGAAGTTTCGGCTCTAGCCATGCTGATGACCTGGAAGTGTGCCCTCTTGGGCATTCCTTATGGAGGTGCGAAAGGGGGAATTGCCATTAATCCTAACGATTACAGTGTGAGTGAGCTAGAACGAATTACTCGCCGCTACACCAACGAGTTAATCAAAGATATTGGGCCCTCTGTAGATATTCCTGCGCCCGATGTTGGCACCTCCGCACGAGAAATGGCCTGGATGATGGACACCTACTCCATGAACGTGGGCCACGCTGTACCTGGAGTAGTGACAGGCAAACCGATCTCAATTGGCGGTTCTCGCGGACGAGAAATGGCTACAGGTCGAGGCGTAATGATCACAGTCCGGGAGGCGCTAGCAGCTCAGGGCAAGTCTTTGGCAGGTGCCCGGATTGTCATCCAAGGATTTGGTAATGTTGGCCGATCCGCCGCCCAGTTGCTATACGAAGCTGGCGCTAGAATTTTGGCTGTCTCCACCAGTACCAACGGTCTGTTTGCTGACGCTGGCCTGGATATTCCAGCCTTGCTAGCCTATGCTGCCGAAAACCATAAGAGCTTAGTTGGATTTCCCGGTTCCATGCCGATTAGCAATGACGATCTCTTGCTCCTTCCCTGCGATGTCTTGATTCCAGCCGCTTTAGAAAACCAAATTACTGAAGCTAATGTCGCTCAAGTCAAGGCTCAGATCATCGTAGAAGCAGCCAATGGCCCAGTGACATTAGCCGCAGATCAAGCCCTGGAAGCGAGAGGTGTTACGGTATTTCCTGATATTCTCGCTAACGCAGGTGGAGTCGTCGTGAGTTACCTGGAATGGGTGCAGGGGCTTTCCTATGTCTTCTGGGACGAAGAACGAGTAAACCGCGAAATGGAAAGCTTGATGGTGTATGCCTTCCAGCGTGTCTTGCAGCAATCCCAAAACCGCCAAGTTCCACTTCGCTTAGCAGCCTATACTCTGGCTGTGGGTCGTGTGGCCCAAGCTGTCAGCGATCGCGGTCTCTATCCCTAA
- a CDS encoding DUF924 family protein → MLRIEQILNFWFGIPESSSYGKSRKIWFVKDPNFDRDISDRFLSNYEAAVAGHYNGWTASPDGCLALILLFDQFPRHIFRGDRRAYATDAQALITAQQVIAQDFDQALLPVQRMFIYLPFEHSENLEHQRLSVELFRELSDDPDAGDMFPYAVRHKEIIERFGRFPHRNQILGRTTTPEEAEFLKQPGSSF, encoded by the coding sequence ATGTTACGCATTGAGCAAATCCTAAATTTCTGGTTTGGCATTCCAGAATCAAGTAGTTATGGCAAGAGTCGCAAGATTTGGTTCGTAAAAGACCCAAATTTTGATCGAGACATCAGCGATCGCTTTCTATCCAACTACGAAGCAGCCGTGGCTGGTCACTACAATGGTTGGACAGCTTCCCCTGATGGTTGCTTGGCGTTGATTTTGTTGTTCGATCAGTTTCCGCGCCATATCTTTCGGGGCGATCGCCGAGCTTATGCTACGGATGCTCAAGCTTTAATCACGGCTCAGCAAGTGATCGCGCAGGACTTTGACCAAGCTTTGTTGCCTGTGCAGCGGATGTTTATTTACTTACCTTTTGAGCACAGTGAGAATTTAGAACATCAGCGCTTATCAGTAGAACTGTTTCGGGAGTTGAGTGACGATCCAGATGCTGGTGATATGTTTCCCTATGCGGTTCGCCATAAAGAAATTATTGAACGATTTGGGCGCTTTCCCCATCGCAATCAAATTTTGGGCCGTACGACAACTCCTGAAGAAGCGGAGTTCTTGAAGCAACCGGGTTCATCGTTTTAA